From one Triticum urartu cultivar G1812 chromosome 3, Tu2.1, whole genome shotgun sequence genomic stretch:
- the LOC125546381 gene encoding pectin acetylesterase 5-like — protein MDMVPASAGPLLHLEQRPHRPSDHRGWWGLAAATLLLMLLVTVGPLRPKLFGVPQPEPVALTLLTAAQEKGAVCLDGTPSGYHLQRGSGDGSSSWHVHLQGGGWCGTVNDCSNRRMSDLGSSKFMKPIHFAGAGILGSDHLQNPDFYNWNKAYVRYCDGASFSGDAEGQAQDGTILYFRGLRIYQAVIDELMEKGLANATHAILTGCSAGGLATIVHCDDFSARFSHKVSVKCLVDAGFILDVKDISEQRSFRSLYGGVVHLQNVRQVLPKDCLTNKEPTECFFPAELIKSIHTPMFIVNSGYDPAQIRNVIVPASSAPDKSWLSYKDNIRNCNSTQIDVLDGLRTTMADALKVVKDKEDWGFFIDSCFTHCQTVLDVSWNSHNSPRLGNKTIAEVVGDWHRGRTQGVKEVDCKYPCNPTCNSQSPL, from the exons ATGGACATGGTGCCCGCTTCAGCGGGGCCGCTCCTCCACCTGGAGCAGCGCCCACATCGTCCATCAGACCACCGCGGATGGTGGGGACTTGCGGCAGCAACCCTGCTCCTCATGCTGCTGGTCACCGTTGGTCCTCTCCGTCCTAAGTTGTTCGGCGTGCCACAGCCGGAGCCCGTCGCGCTCACCCTCCTCACTGCCGCACAGGAGAAGGGTGCAGTGTGCTTGGACGGAACTCCATCGGGTTACCACCTCCAGAGAGGCTCCGGTGACGGCTCCAGCAGCTGGCACGTCCATCTACAG GGAGGAGGCTGGTGCGGCACAGTCAATGATTGTTCCAATCGTAGAATGTCTGATCTCGGTTCGTCTAAATTCATGAAACCGATTCACTTCGCTGGCGCTGGAATCCTCGGCAGTGACCACCTGCAAAATCCTG ATTTCTACAATTGGAACAAAGCCTACGTGCGATACTGCGATGGAGCTTCGTTTTCAGGGGATGCGGAAGGTCAAGCACAG GATGGAACCATACTATACTTCAGAGGATTGCGTATCTATCAAGCGGTTATTGACGAACTAATGGAAAAAGGACTTGCCAATGCTACACAT GCCATCCTTACAGGTTGTTCTGCTGGTGGTCTAGCAACGATAGTGCATTGCGACGATTTTAGTGCACGATTTTCTCACAAGGTTTCGGTTAAATGCCTTGTCGATGCTGGGTTTATTCTTGACGT AAAGGATATATCTGAACAAAGGTCCTTCCGATCTCTCTATGGTGGAGTCGTTCATCTCCAG AATGTTAGACAAGTGTTGCCCAAGGACTGCCTTACCAACAAAGAGCCAACTGAG TGTTTCTTCCCTGCGGAACTTATTAAGAGCATCCACACCCCCATGTTTATTGTCAACTCTGGGTATGATCCAGCGCAG ATACGAAATGTGATCGTACCAGCTTCGTCGGCTCCTGATAAGTCGTGGTTGAGTTACAAGGATAATATCCGGAACTGCAATTCCACACAAATTGATGTTCTTGATG GACTAAGGACCACGATGGCTGATGCACTAAAGGTTGTTAAAGATAAAGAGGACTGGGGATTTTTCATCGACTCATGCTTCACTCATTGCCAAACGGTCCTTGATGTCTCATGGAATTCACATAATTCCCCGAGGCTTGGAAATAAA ACCATTGCAGAAGTTGTTGGAGATTGGCACCGTGGAAGGACGCAAGGAGTGAAAGAGGTTGACTGCAAGTATCCGTGCAACCCAACATGCAATAGTCAGTCACCTTTATGA